The Verrucomicrobiia bacterium genomic sequence ACGGTCCATCGCGTGGAAACCCTCCAGCAGCTCGCGAAAGCGGTCCGGTCCGATGGCGATCATCGTGGACAGGCCGATCGCCGAATCCATCGAGTAGCGCCCGCCGACCCAGTCCCAGAAACCGAACATGTTCGCGGTATCAATGCCGAAGGCTGCGACCTTTTCGGCATTGGTGGACACCGCGACGAAGTGCCGGGCCACCGCCGACGAATCACCGCCGAGTCCCTGCAGGAGCCAGTCCCGGGCACTGGCCGCGTTGGTCATGGTCTCCAGCGTGGTGAACGTCTTGGAGGAGACCACGAAGAGCGTCTCCGCCGGGTCCAGGTCTCGCGTGGCCTCGACAAAATCCATCCCGTCCACGTTGGACACGAAGCGAAACGTCCGGTCGCGGTCGCTGTAATGCCGGAGCGCCTCATAAGCCATCACGGGTCCGAGGTCGGATCCGCCGATGCCAATGTTGATCACGTTGCGGATCGGGCGTCCCGTGTGCCCCTTCCAGTGGCCGTCGCGAAGGCGGATGGCGAAGGCGGCCATGCGGTCGAGGGTTTCGTGGACCTCGGGCACGACGTTCCGGCCGTCGGCCAGGATGGAGGCGTTGCGCGGGGCGCGCAGGGCCACGTGCAGCACGGATCGGTTCTCGGTGCGGTTGATGCGCTCGCCATTGAACATCGCCTCCATGCGGTCGCGCACGCCGCAATCCTCCGCGAGGCGCACCAGCCGTTGCAGGGTCTCGTCGGTCACCCGGTTCTTCGAGTAGTCGAGAAACAGGCCGGCGCCGGTGGCGGTCAGGCGCTGGCCGCGCCGGGCGTCCGCATTGAAGAGCTCCCGGAGATGGCGCGGGGCGATCTTGCGATGATGGGCGGCGAGGGCCTTCCAGGCGGGACGTTGGACCAGGGGACTGACTTGGGACGAGGAGCGCATCAGGAGAGGGGGTGCAGGCTTGGGAGAGCGGAATCGCCTTCCGGGTCGGCGGGTCAGGCGGC encodes the following:
- the pgi gene encoding glucose-6-phosphate isomerase encodes the protein MRSSSQVSPLVQRPAWKALAAHHRKIAPRHLRELFNADARRGQRLTATGAGLFLDYSKNRVTDETLQRLVRLAEDCGVRDRMEAMFNGERINRTENRSVLHVALRAPRNASILADGRNVVPEVHETLDRMAAFAIRLRDGHWKGHTGRPIRNVINIGIGGSDLGPVMAYEALRHYSDRDRTFRFVSNVDGMDFVEATRDLDPAETLFVVSSKTFTTLETMTNAASARDWLLQGLGGDSSAVARHFVAVSTNAEKVAAFGIDTANMFGFWDWVGGRYSMDSAIGLSTMIAIGPDRFRELLEGFHAMDRHFRTAPFERNLPVLMALLTVWYTEFFDAQTVAVLPYEQYLKRFPAYLQQLTMESNGKSVTLDGIRVRYQTGPVYWGEPGTNGQHSFYQLIHQGTRLIPCDFIGFAHALVPLGRHHDMLMANVFAQAEALAFGKSASEVAAEGTPRWLVPHRVFEGNRPSNVLLASRLTPYTLGSLVALYEHSVFTQGAIWDINSFDQWGVELGKALAQRIIPELESPKLPRLRHDSSTNQLIRRYRRMKADSGAAD